Part of the Vagococcus jeotgali genome, TTCTTCTGTTAATCCTTTTCTTGGTGGATCAACAACAATAACATTAAATTTAACTTTTTCTTCTGTCCATTGTTTTAATACGATATCAGCATGACCTACTTCAAAGATAGCATTGTCTACTTTGTTTAATTTTGCATTTCGTTTAGCATCATCAATAGCTTCTGGCACAACATCCACACCATAAACAGTATCTACTTTATCAGCTAGACTTAAACCAATTGTTCCAATACCACAATAAGCATCTAACACGACATCTGTTTTTTTAAGATTAGCTAATTCAATGGCTTTTTCATAGATTTTTTCTGCTTGAACCGTATTGATTTGATAGAATGATTGAGCTGATATACGATATATTTTACCTAGTAATTCATCAGTGATATATTCTCTACCATATAAAACGTAAATTGTATCACCAATAACTTTATTTGTTGCCTTAGGTTGTACATTTTGTAAGACAGAAACGACATCAGGGAACTCATTTTTTAAGTTTTCTACAATATCTTGTAAGTAGAAAATTTTCTTCTTACGTGTTACAAACATTACCATCACTTCACCTGAATAATGCCCACGTCTGATCACAATATTTTTTAAGTGACCAGTATTTTGTTTTTCATCGTAAGGTTTAATATTAAATTCATTTAATTGAGCTTTTAAGAATAATAAAATCTCATCAATTCGCTCATCTTGAATTAAATAGTCTTCCACAACAATTAGATCATGACTATTTTTTCTAAAGAAACCTAACTCTACATCGCCACCCATCATTCGAACTGGAATTTGAGCTTTATTGCGGTAATGAGTTGGATCTGTCATACCGATAGTTGGTGTCACTTCAATATTATCAAAACCACCAATTCTCTTCATAGCTTGTTCCACTTGTTGTTGCTTAAATTCTAATTGACGACTATATTTTATATGATGAAGTGGAGCAATTCCTGTACGGATTAAGTTTTTTTCAACTGATTCAACGCGGTCTTCACTTTTTTCTTCCCAAGATGTAATCTTAGCAAAAGCAAATTTTTTCATCACTTTTAAGATATGAATTTGTACACGCTCGCCTGGAATCCCCTCTTCAATAAAAATTGGAAACCCATCAACTTTGGCTACACCTCGTCCGTCATAAGTTAAATCAACAATCGTAACCGTCATACGTTCATTCTTTTTCACTGGTACATCTCTAAGTTCTTTTTTCATAGTAGCCTCTTTCTTTTTTTAAGCAATCTTTCCATCACCATCTAAATCTTCATTTGTTAATTTCTCAACTTGTTTAATAAATTCTTCTTCTTCTTTTGACACAGCTGATTCTGGAATATCATCAAGATTAGCAAACATTTCGATATGCTGTTTATAATTAGTAAACTGCATAGGAGCATCCCCACCATATTCACCATCTAAATTAATCATCATTCTAAAATCATCATTTATCGTTTCAGCATACAGACTTGACGTTTTCGTGTAAATAACACGAGAATCATTAACGTGTTTACCCCCATTTATCATAAGAGTAATCAAATGCATAATTTCTATCACATTGGCTGTCTTAATAATAATTAAAGAAAATTTTCCATCATCTAGCCTTGCATCAGGTGAAATTTGTTCAAAACCACCAATAGAATTAGTCAATCCTAAGAAAAACATAGATGCTTTACCATCAAAAACTCCATCATCATAAGTCAATTTCATATTAATTGGTTTCACACGAGGTAACATTTCTGCACCCTTAGCTAAGTAAGCTAGATAGCCAAAGACACTCTTTAAATGAGAAGGGACTTCATACGTCAACTCTGTTAGGTAACCACCTGCTGCGATATTCATAAAATAAGTATTGCCAGCTTTACCAATATCTGATTTAATTGTTTGATTTTTTAAGATTACCTCTGCTGCTTTAACTACGTTATCTCTTGGAATATGTAACGCTCTTGCAAAATCATTAGTTGTCCCACCTGGAATAATCGCTAATTTTGGACGATTTTCTAAAGGGGCGATACCATTAATCACTTCATTAATCGTACCATCACCACCTGCTGCAATAATTAAATCAAAACCAGCCATAGCAGCCCTTGTTGCCTCATGTTTAGCAGAGAAATCTTCAGGTGTTGTCGCATAAGCGCTTGTTTCATAACCTGCTTTTTCAATGACCATCAAAATTTCTGCTAAATTTTTCTTCAATGTTTCTTTTCCAGAAGTTGGATTATATATCAGTCTTGCTCTCATAAAATGACTCCTTGTCTGACCCTATTAACGCTTTCCTAGTTCTTCCACTAATAACTTATTCACAACACCAGGATTTGCTTTACCTTTTGTTGCTTTCATAATTTGACCTACTAAGAAACCTACAGCACGGTCTTTTCCATTTTTAAAATCTTCAATTGATTGCTCATTTTGATCTAGTATATCATTAATTATTGGTAATAACTGTGCTGGGTCAGATAATTGAACTAAACCTTTTGCTTCAACGACTTCTTTAGCATTACCACCATTTTCAATTAATTCTTTAAACACTTTTTTAGCAATTTTTGAGCTGATAGTGCCATCTTCAATTAAATTAATCATTCCTGCTAAATTATCAGGTGTTAATTTTGTTTCATTTAGTTCTAATTTTTCGCTATTTAGATAAGCTGATACTTCACCCATTAGCCAGTTTGATGCTTGCTTAGGATCTGCTCCTTCTTTAACTGTATTATCAAAGAAATCTGACATATCACTTGATAAAGTTAGAACCATAGCATCATATTCTGGTAATCCAAGTTCTGACACATAACGCACACGTCTTGCTGCAGGAAGCTCTGGAATAGATTGTCTGATCGCTTCAATCCATTCGTCAGATACTTCAATTTTTGGAAGATCTGGCTCTGGGAAGTAGCGGTAGTCACTTGCACCTTCTTTAACACGCATTAAAATCGTTTGTTTTGTTGCTTCATCATAGCGACGTGTTTCTTGTTGAATAATACCACCTGACATTAATACTTTAGCTTGACGTTTTTCTTCAAAGATTAATCCTTGTTTAACATAATTAAGTGAGTTTAAGTTTTTAAGCTCAGCTTTTGTACCAAACTTTTCCTGTCCGTAAGGTCTTAGAGAAATATTTGCATCACATCTCATTGACCCTTCTTCCATTTTGACATCACTCACACCAGTAAATTGAATAATCGATCTAATGGCCTCAAGGTAAGCATAAGCTTCTTCTGGTGATCTCATGTCTGCTTCTGAAACAATTTCAATCAACGGTGTTCCTTGACGGTTCAAATCAACATACGAATAACCATCTGTTCCATGGATATTTTTACCAGCATCTTCTTCTAAATGAACACGTTCAATACGAATTTTTTTCTTTTTACCTTCAACTTCAATTTCTACCCAACCATCATAACCAATTGGCTCATCATCTTGAGAAATTTGATAGG contains:
- the rlmD gene encoding 23S rRNA (uracil(1939)-C(5))-methyltransferase RlmD; this translates as MKKELRDVPVKKNERMTVTIVDLTYDGRGVAKVDGFPIFIEEGIPGERVQIHILKVMKKFAFAKITSWEEKSEDRVESVEKNLIRTGIAPLHHIKYSRQLEFKQQQVEQAMKRIGGFDNIEVTPTIGMTDPTHYRNKAQIPVRMMGGDVELGFFRKNSHDLIVVEDYLIQDERIDEILLFLKAQLNEFNIKPYDEKQNTGHLKNIVIRRGHYSGEVMVMFVTRKKKIFYLQDIVENLKNEFPDVVSVLQNVQPKATNKVIGDTIYVLYGREYITDELLGKIYRISAQSFYQINTVQAEKIYEKAIELANLKKTDVVLDAYCGIGTIGLSLADKVDTVYGVDVVPEAIDDAKRNAKLNKVDNAIFEVGHADIVLKQWTEEKVKFNVIVVDPPRKGLTEEFITESVELNPEKIIYISCDPSTLARDMKLYAEHGYTASVVSPVDMFPQTTHIECVTVLSK
- a CDS encoding diacylglycerol kinase, with the protein product MRARLIYNPTSGKETLKKNLAEILMVIEKAGYETSAYATTPEDFSAKHEATRAAMAGFDLIIAAGGDGTINEVINGIAPLENRPKLAIIPGGTTNDFARALHIPRDNVVKAAEVILKNQTIKSDIGKAGNTYFMNIAAGGYLTELTYEVPSHLKSVFGYLAYLAKGAEMLPRVKPINMKLTYDDGVFDGKASMFFLGLTNSIGGFEQISPDARLDDGKFSLIIIKTANVIEIMHLITLMINGGKHVNDSRVIYTKTSSLYAETINDDFRMMINLDGEYGGDAPMQFTNYKQHIEMFANLDDIPESAVSKEEEEFIKQVEKLTNEDLDGDGKIA
- the gatB gene encoding Asp-tRNA(Asn)/Glu-tRNA(Gln) amidotransferase subunit GatB: MNFETVIGLEIHVELKTESKIFSTSAAHFGAEPNTNTNVIDFSMPGVLPLLNMGAVEYGMRAALALNCKINRHSHFDRKNYFYPDNPKAYQISQDDEPIGYDGWVEIEVEGKKKKIRIERVHLEEDAGKNIHGTDGYSYVDLNRQGTPLIEIVSEADMRSPEEAYAYLEAIRSIIQFTGVSDVKMEEGSMRCDANISLRPYGQEKFGTKAELKNLNSLNYVKQGLIFEEKRQAKVLMSGGIIQQETRRYDEATKQTILMRVKEGASDYRYFPEPDLPKIEVSDEWIEAIRQSIPELPAARRVRYVSELGLPEYDAMVLTLSSDMSDFFDNTVKEGADPKQASNWLMGEVSAYLNSEKLELNETKLTPDNLAGMINLIEDGTISSKIAKKVFKELIENGGNAKEVVEAKGLVQLSDPAQLLPIINDILDQNEQSIEDFKNGKDRAVGFLVGQIMKATKGKANPGVVNKLLVEELGKR